The following DNA comes from Halorhabdus tiamatea SARL4B.
GTCGGTGCCGTAGACGTCAGTCCACAGTCGTTCGATTCGGTCGTGGGGTGTTTCGGTCATGGTAGATCGCTCCTGGTTGGTGTCTGCGGTCTTCGGCTTGGGTCCGTCGCCATGCTCTTGGTCACACTACACGCGGGGGGACCGTAATTCATTCCCGATATCACGTCAGCTCAGTCCTGACGTCAGGTCAGGTAGACGCGGCCGTCCCAGGGCTCGAGCGCGAGTCGTTCGTCGAGCGTCGTCGGGACGTCCGTTCGATTCGCCAGCGTGAGGCCGAACTCGTCGACTGGCACGCCCGGCGGGACGTCGATCGTCGTCGGGTCGTCACTCCAGTTGAGGACGACCAGCGCGCGGTCGTCGCCGAGCGTCCGCGTGTAGGCGAGCACTGACTCGTGGTCGGGACAGTGCATCTCGAAGTCGCCGTAGACGAGCACCTCCGCGTCGTGGCGGAGGGCGATGAGTTCCTGATAGTACGCCCGGACCGAATCCGGGTCGCCACGTTGGGCCGCGGCGTTGATCTCGGGATAGTTTTCGTTGACCTTCAGCCAGGGCTCGCCGTCGGTGAACCCGGCGTTCGCGTCGGCCGACCACTGCATCGGCGTTCTAGCGTGGTCGCGACTCGTCAGGTTGATCACTCGCTTGGCGTCCGCAAAGCTCTCGACGTCGCCGTTGGCGATCGCGTTCTCGACGCGATGTTTCGTCGCCGGATCGCCGAGTTCCTCGAGACTCTCGAAGTCGGTGTTGGTCATCCCGAGTTCCTGGCCCTGGTAGACGAACGGGGTGCCCCGCATCGTCAGCAGGAAGGTGGCGAGCATCGTCGCCGACTCGCGACGGGCGGCCTCGCTGCCCCACCACGAGACGCTCCGGGGCTGGTCGTGGTTCTCCAGGACCGGCGCGACCCAGGCCTCACCGGCGAGTCCCGTCTGCCAGTCGGTGACGATCGAGGTCAGTTCTGGAAGCGTCCACTCGAGCGGTTCCCACGCCGGGTCGTCCTCGCCGCCCAACTCGTCGCGGAGGAACTGAAAGACCATGTCGATGCCGTCGCCGTCCTCGCCGCAGTACGCGAGGGCGTGCTCGTGGGTAATCCCGCCCATCTCGGCGACAGTCATCGCGTCGTATCGGTCGACGGTCCGGTCGTGGAGTTCGCCGAGGTACGTGTGGATCGCCGGCCCGTTGAAGAAGTGTTCGCGACCGGTGATGCCCTTCGCCGGGTCGCCGTCCGGGAGTCCCTCGGCCTTCGAGAGGAGATTGACGGCGTCCAACCGGAAGCCGTCGATACCCTTCTCGAGCCACCAGTTCACCATGTCGTAGACGGCTTCCCGGACGGCTGGATTGCGCCAGTTGAGGTCAGGCTGTTTCTCGTGGAAAAGGTGGAGGTACCACGCCTCGCGCTCGTCGTCGTAGGACCACGCCGACCCGCCGAAGATCGACTCCCAGTTGTTCGGCGGGGTTTCGGGGTCGCCCTCGCGCCAGTAGTAATACTCGTCGTAGGGTTCTTCGCCGCGGCGTGAACGCTTGAACCACTCGTGTTCGTCGGAGGTATGGTTGACGACGAGGTCCATGACGAGCCGGATATCCCGGTCGTGCAACGCCGAAAGCAGTTCGTCGAAGTCGGCCATCGACCCGTACTGGTCGTCGATAGCGCGGTAGTCGCTGATGTCGTAGCCGTTGTCGGCCTGCGGCGACTGATAGACGGGCGACAGCCAGACGGCGTCGACGCCCAGCTCGTCGAGATAGTCGACTTTCTCGACGATCCCGGGGATGTCGCCGATCCCATCGCCGTCGGAATCGCTGAAGCTCTTCGGGTATATCTGGTAGACGACGGCTTCTTTCCACCACTCACGGTCGATGCGTTCGTTGGTCGTTCGGACGGACGCGCCCGGTGAGTCTTCCGTATTCATTGGCTTTCAGTGAGGTAAACGCGGGCGTCCCAGGGTTGGAGTTCGAACTGTGCGTTCACGCCGGTCGAGACGTCCTGGTTCGCGATGGCGAGTTCGAGGTCGTCAGTCGGGATGTCATCGGGGATGTCGACCGTTGTCGGCTCGTCGCTCCAGTTGAGGACGATCAGCGCACGGTCCTCGCCGAGGGTCCGCGTGTAGGCGAACACTGACTCGTGATCCGGGTAATGCAATTCGAAGTCACCGTAGATCAGGACGTCGTTGTCGTGTCTAAGGTCGATCAGCCGCCGGTAATACTGGAAGATCGAGTCCCGACTTTCACGTTCGCTGGCGACGTTGATATCGGCGTAGTTGTCGGTGACTTTCAGCCAGGGCTCGCCGTCGGTGAACCCGGCGTTCGCGTCGGCCGACCACTGCATCGGCGTCCGGGCGTTGTCGCGTGCGACGGCTTCGATCGCGTCGCGGACGTCGTCATAGTCCTCAGCATCGCCGTCCTGGATGGCCTCCTCGACGAAGTTGATCGCCTCGACGTCGCGTAGCTCGTCGATCGACTCGAAACTCGCGTTCGTCATCCCGAGTTCCTCGCCCTGATAGACGAACGGCGTGCCGTGAAGCGTGTGAGTGAACGTCCCCAGAAGCTTCGCCGACTCCTGTCGGTACTCGCCGTCGTTGCCGAACTGCGAGACCGACCGTGGCTGATCGTGATTCGAGAGGTAGACGCTGTTCCAGCCGTCCGCGGCGAGCCCGGTCTGCCACCGCTCGAAGATCTGCTTGAACTCGACGAGGTCGAACTCACCGGCGTCCCACTTGCTGTCGCCGTCGCCGACGCCCATGTGCTCGAACTGGAACACCATCGAGAGGCCGTCGCCGTCCTCGCCGACGTACTCTCGGGCGTCTTCGACGGAGACACCCGGCGTCTCGCCGACGGTCATGATCTCACGATCGACAGTATCGATGGTCTGCCCAATCATCTCCGAGAAGTACTCGTGGACTCGCGGACCGTTCATGAAGTGCTCGGCCCCGACCAGGCCGCCGTGGGGGTCGCCGTCGGGAAGTCCCTCTGTCTTGGAGATGAGGTTGATGACGTCCATCCGGAAGCCGTCGATCCCGCGGTCGAGCCACCAGTTCATCATGTCGTAGACGTCCTCGCGGACGGCAGGGTTACGCCAGTTGAGATCGGGCTGTTTCTCGTCGAAGAGGTGGAGATACCACGCTTCGCGCTCGTCGTCGTAGGACCACGCCGACCCGCCGAAGAAGGAGTCCCAGTTGTTCGGCGGGGTTTCGGGGTCGCCCTCACGCCAGTAGTAATAGTCGTCGTAGGGTTCCTCGCCGCGCCGGGAGCGCTTGAACCACTCGTGTTCGTCCGAGGTGTGGTTGACGACCAGGTCCATGATGAGACGGATGTCACGGTCGTGGAGTTCTGCCAGCAACTGCCCCCAGTCCTCGAGGTCGCCGTACTGGTCGTCGATGGCGCGGTAGTCGCTGATGTCGTAGCCGTTGTCGGCCTGGGGGGACTGATAGACGGGCGACAGCCAGACGGCGTCGACGCCCAGTTCGTCGAGGTAGTCGACCTTCTCGACGATGCCGGGGATGTCACCGATCCCGTCGGCGTCGGTGTCGTTGAAACTCTTCGGGTAGATCTGGTAGACGACCGCCTCTTTCCACCAGGGAGTACCGTCCGTTTCCGTCGCGAGTACGTTCGAGGGGGGAGAGTGGCGCTGACTCATCGGTGTTCCCGTGAGACAACGCAGGACGGCCACTTAACAGTATCCTAAATCTTGAAGAAGACATTCTACGACTAATTTTATAGTCCTGGGTCACGTGAGTTCGGAAGACGAGCGACGCAGACGACACAGCGGACGACCTGTCACGACGACAGCGAACCGCGGCATCACGCGGGACGCGACCGACGGACAGACAACGCAGACACGAAAACCAACCGCCAATGACCGACAACTCGCAGGGTGAGGACGCGAACGTCAGGGAGGAACTCGCCGTCTTCGGGCTCTCGGAGACGGAGATCGAGACGTATCTCGCGGTCCTCTCGGGCAACGAGACGACTCGGGAGATCGCCGAGCGGGCGGACGTCACCCAGCGGGCGGTGTACGACCTCGCCGAGCGGCTGGCCGACCGTGGCCTGGTCCGGGTCGACGAGCACGCCTCGCCGACGACGATCCGGGCGGTCCCGCCGGGGAAAGCGATCGAGCGGCTTTCCGAACGCCTCGAATCAGTCCGGCCGACCCTGGAGGACGTCTACACCGAGACGAGCGTCGACCAGCCGGAGATCCAGGTCGTCCGCTCGCGCGCGACGGCGATCGACCGTCTCCGGGAGGGCATCGAGGCGGCCGAACGCGAGATCGCGGTCGCGATCCCGGCCGACGCCTATCCGGAGATCGAAT
Coding sequences within:
- a CDS encoding glycoside hydrolase family 13 protein, with translation MSQRHSPPSNVLATETDGTPWWKEAVVYQIYPKSFNDTDADGIGDIPGIVEKVDYLDELGVDAVWLSPVYQSPQADNGYDISDYRAIDDQYGDLEDWGQLLAELHDRDIRLIMDLVVNHTSDEHEWFKRSRRGEEPYDDYYYWREGDPETPPNNWDSFFGGSAWSYDDEREAWYLHLFDEKQPDLNWRNPAVREDVYDMMNWWLDRGIDGFRMDVINLISKTEGLPDGDPHGGLVGAEHFMNGPRVHEYFSEMIGQTIDTVDREIMTVGETPGVSVEDAREYVGEDGDGLSMVFQFEHMGVGDGDSKWDAGEFDLVEFKQIFERWQTGLAADGWNSVYLSNHDQPRSVSQFGNDGEYRQESAKLLGTFTHTLHGTPFVYQGEELGMTNASFESIDELRDVEAINFVEEAIQDGDAEDYDDVRDAIEAVARDNARTPMQWSADANAGFTDGEPWLKVTDNYADINVASERESRDSIFQYYRRLIDLRHDNDVLIYGDFELHYPDHESVFAYTRTLGEDRALIVLNWSDEPTTVDIPDDIPTDDLELAIANQDVSTGVNAQFELQPWDARVYLTESQ
- a CDS encoding glycoside hydrolase family 13 protein gives rise to the protein MNTEDSPGASVRTTNERIDREWWKEAVVYQIYPKSFSDSDGDGIGDIPGIVEKVDYLDELGVDAVWLSPVYQSPQADNGYDISDYRAIDDQYGSMADFDELLSALHDRDIRLVMDLVVNHTSDEHEWFKRSRRGEEPYDEYYYWREGDPETPPNNWESIFGGSAWSYDDEREAWYLHLFHEKQPDLNWRNPAVREAVYDMVNWWLEKGIDGFRLDAVNLLSKAEGLPDGDPAKGITGREHFFNGPAIHTYLGELHDRTVDRYDAMTVAEMGGITHEHALAYCGEDGDGIDMVFQFLRDELGGEDDPAWEPLEWTLPELTSIVTDWQTGLAGEAWVAPVLENHDQPRSVSWWGSEAARRESATMLATFLLTMRGTPFVYQGQELGMTNTDFESLEELGDPATKHRVENAIANGDVESFADAKRVINLTSRDHARTPMQWSADANAGFTDGEPWLKVNENYPEINAAAQRGDPDSVRAYYQELIALRHDAEVLVYGDFEMHCPDHESVLAYTRTLGDDRALVVLNWSDDPTTIDVPPGVPVDEFGLTLANRTDVPTTLDERLALEPWDGRVYLT